A DNA window from Kitasatospora atroaurantiaca contains the following coding sequences:
- a CDS encoding response regulator, which yields MSHILVVDDEPQLLRALRISLHARHHSVLTAATGAEALDLAGRAAPGAVLLDLCLPDLDGMDIIRGLRAWSGVPIIVLSGRNDPAEKVKALDAGADDYLTKPFVMDELLARLRAVLRRPAAEVAPPRVVIGDHHIDVAAGTVTGPDGPVRLTPTEWRILALLLAGPGRLVPGRHILREVWGPEQEGRGNYLRVYFAGLRRKLEPDPARPRHLITEPGIGYRYEP from the coding sequence ATGAGCCACATCCTCGTCGTGGACGACGAGCCACAGCTGTTGCGCGCCCTGAGGATCAGCCTGCACGCCCGGCACCACTCCGTGCTCACCGCGGCCACCGGCGCGGAGGCCCTGGACCTGGCAGGCCGCGCCGCCCCCGGAGCCGTCCTGCTCGACTTATGCCTGCCGGACCTCGACGGCATGGACATCATCCGCGGCCTGCGCGCCTGGAGCGGGGTGCCGATCATCGTCCTCTCCGGCCGCAACGACCCGGCGGAGAAGGTGAAGGCGCTCGACGCCGGCGCCGACGACTACCTCACCAAGCCCTTCGTGATGGACGAACTGCTGGCCCGCCTACGGGCGGTGCTCCGCCGCCCGGCGGCCGAGGTGGCACCGCCGCGGGTCGTGATCGGCGATCACCACATCGACGTCGCGGCGGGCACCGTCACCGGACCCGACGGGCCGGTGCGGCTCACCCCCACCGAGTGGCGGATCCTCGCGCTCCTGCTGGCCGGCCCCGGACGGCTGGTCCCCGGCAGGCACATACTGCGCGAGGTCTGGGGCCCGGAGCAGGAAGGCCGTGGCAACTACCTCCGGGTCTACTTCGCAGGCCTGCGCCGCAAGTTGGAGCCCGATCCGGCCCGGCCGCGCCACCTGATCACCGAGCCGGGCATCGGGTACCGGTACGAGCCCTGA
- a CDS encoding ATP-binding protein, with the protein MARDLTPGTLTRRGRLRVYLGSAPGVGKTYRMLDEARRRQERGADVVVGWIECHGRRHTENMLQGLDVVPRLTRTYRGTEFAEMDLDALLARKPSVALVDELAHTNIPGGRNAKRWQDIEELLEAGVDVITTVNIQHLESLNDVVQKITGIPQRETVPDEVVRRADQIELVDMAPQALRRRMAHGNVYKAEKVDAALSNYFRVGNLTALRELALLWVAGRVDEGLRDYRASHNIDRVWETRERVVVALTGGPEGETLIRRGARIADRTAGGELLAVHITRSDGLAGASPGALAEQRQLVETLGGSYHVVVGDDIPTSLLAFARGRDATQLVLGTSRRGRINRFLTGPGIGETTVDASEDIDVHMVTHEFTGRGRLPSLGRRHSTRRTVAGYLAGAVLPTLLTAVLSQVNGLNLTTVALIFQLGVVAVALLGGAVSALLASLVASLLLNYYFIPPVHTFTIGETNNVIALMVFAAVALTVSTVVDHATKLTSRAARATAEAETLSTLAGSVLRGADALPALLEKSRTAFGMDSVALLERTGGEVLARSDSGGEPAPDRVVTEVPVGADALLILAGRRLPAADQRVLAAFAAHVAVALERDRLATVAAEVEPIKAADRMRTALLAAVSHDLRTPLAAARASVGSLRSPDVEFSAEDQAELLATADESLVKLTGLVDNLLDMSRLQAGALTLHLAATHLDEVLPRAVDSLADPEAPVQPLDLDSAPAVLADPPLLERVLANVITNALRHNAPWAPVLVTASSHRDLVEIRVIDRGPGIAPEDRDRVFLPFQRLGDTDNTTGVGLGLALSRGLAEAMGGTLEVEDTPGGGTTMLLTLPAVRLVPDTPPGEATE; encoded by the coding sequence ATGGCCCGCGACCTCACCCCCGGCACTCTCACCCGCCGCGGCAGGCTGAGGGTGTACCTCGGTTCGGCCCCGGGCGTCGGCAAGACGTACCGGATGCTGGACGAGGCCAGGCGCAGACAGGAGCGCGGCGCGGACGTGGTGGTCGGCTGGATCGAGTGCCACGGCCGGCGGCACACCGAGAACATGCTCCAGGGCCTCGACGTCGTACCACGGCTCACCCGTACCTACCGGGGCACCGAGTTCGCCGAGATGGACCTCGACGCGCTGCTCGCCCGTAAGCCCTCGGTGGCCCTGGTGGACGAGCTGGCGCACACCAACATCCCGGGCGGGCGCAACGCCAAGCGCTGGCAGGACATCGAGGAGCTCCTCGAGGCGGGCGTCGACGTGATCACCACCGTCAACATCCAGCACCTGGAGTCGCTGAACGACGTCGTCCAGAAGATCACCGGCATCCCGCAGCGCGAGACCGTCCCCGACGAGGTGGTCCGTCGTGCCGACCAGATCGAGCTGGTCGACATGGCACCGCAGGCGCTGCGCCGCCGGATGGCCCACGGCAACGTCTACAAGGCCGAGAAGGTGGACGCCGCGCTCTCCAACTACTTCCGCGTCGGTAACCTGACGGCCCTTCGGGAGCTCGCCCTCCTCTGGGTCGCCGGGCGGGTGGACGAGGGACTGCGCGACTACCGGGCGAGCCACAACATCGACCGGGTCTGGGAGACCCGCGAACGCGTGGTGGTCGCGCTCACCGGGGGCCCCGAGGGCGAGACCCTGATCCGCCGGGGCGCCAGGATCGCCGACCGCACCGCCGGCGGCGAACTGCTCGCCGTCCACATCACCCGCAGCGACGGTCTGGCCGGCGCCTCGCCGGGCGCGCTGGCCGAGCAGCGGCAGCTGGTGGAGACCCTCGGCGGCAGCTACCACGTGGTGGTCGGCGACGACATCCCCACCTCATTGCTGGCCTTCGCGCGCGGCCGCGACGCCACTCAGCTCGTCCTCGGCACCAGCCGGCGGGGCCGGATCAACCGCTTCCTCACCGGCCCGGGGATCGGCGAGACCACCGTGGACGCGTCCGAGGACATCGACGTCCACATGGTGACCCACGAGTTCACCGGCCGCGGCCGGCTGCCCTCCCTCGGCCGCCGCCACTCCACGCGGCGGACCGTCGCCGGGTACCTGGCCGGCGCGGTCCTGCCGACCCTGCTGACCGCGGTCCTGTCCCAGGTGAACGGCCTGAATCTCACGACCGTCGCCCTGATCTTCCAACTCGGCGTGGTGGCCGTGGCGTTGCTCGGCGGCGCGGTCTCCGCCCTGCTGGCCTCGCTGGTCGCGTCCCTGCTGCTCAACTACTACTTCATCCCGCCCGTCCACACCTTCACCATCGGCGAGACCAACAACGTGATCGCGCTGATGGTCTTCGCCGCCGTCGCGCTCACCGTCTCCACCGTGGTCGACCATGCCACCAAGCTGACCAGCCGCGCCGCCCGGGCCACCGCCGAGGCCGAGACCCTCTCCACCCTCGCGGGCAGCGTCCTGCGCGGTGCCGACGCGCTGCCCGCGCTGCTGGAGAAGTCCCGTACGGCCTTCGGCATGGACTCCGTCGCCCTGCTGGAGCGGACCGGCGGCGAGGTGCTCGCCCGCAGCGACTCGGGCGGCGAACCCGCGCCGGACCGGGTGGTCACCGAAGTCCCGGTCGGCGCCGACGCGTTGCTCATCCTGGCCGGCCGTCGGCTGCCCGCCGCCGACCAGCGCGTCCTCGCCGCGTTCGCCGCCCACGTCGCCGTCGCCCTGGAACGCGACCGGCTCGCCACGGTCGCCGCCGAGGTCGAGCCGATCAAGGCCGCCGACCGGATGCGCACCGCCCTGCTGGCGGCCGTCAGCCACGATCTCCGTACGCCCCTGGCCGCCGCCCGCGCCTCCGTCGGCTCACTGCGCAGCCCGGACGTCGAGTTCTCGGCCGAGGACCAGGCCGAACTCCTCGCCACGGCAGACGAGTCACTCGTGAAGCTGACCGGGCTGGTGGACAACCTGCTCGACATGAGCCGCCTCCAGGCCGGTGCGCTGACCCTCCACCTGGCGGCCACCCACCTCGACGAGGTGCTGCCCCGGGCGGTCGACTCGCTGGCCGACCCCGAGGCTCCCGTCCAGCCGCTCGACCTCGACTCGGCCCCGGCCGTGCTCGCCGACCCGCCGCTGCTGGAACGCGTCCTGGCCAACGTCATCACCAACGCGCTGCGCCACAACGCCCCCTGGGCGCCCGTACTGGTGACCGCCAGCAGTCACCGGGACCTGGTGGAGATCCGGGTGATCGACCGTGGCCCCGGCATCGCCCCCGAGGACCGCGACCGCGTCTTCCTGCCCTTCCAGCGCCTCGGCGACACCGACAACACCACCGGTGTCGGCCTCGGGCTCGCGCTCTCCCGCGGCCTCGCCGAGGCCATGGGCGGGACTCTCGAGGTCGAGGACACCCCGGGCGGTGGCACCACCATGCTGCTCACCCTGCCCGCCGTCCGACTCGTGCCCGACACGCCACCCGGAGAGGCCACGGAATGA
- the kdpC gene encoding potassium-transporting ATPase subunit KdpC: MPKPLPTTVRTHFTALRMLLVMTVILGLAYPLLVTGISQVAFSDKANGSVVTSDGKEIGSSLLGQNYNLPKKNPDDKEEAAVPDPKWFQPRPGAYDPKASGASNIGPNSDDLLKAVNDRRAAIAAFDGVDPATVPVDAVTASGSGLDPHISVAYAKEQANRVAKARSLSVDTLDKLIDQYTEGRSLGFLGQDGVNVVLLNTALSQQK, encoded by the coding sequence ATGCCAAAGCCCCTGCCCACTACGGTGCGCACCCACTTCACCGCCCTGCGGATGCTCCTGGTGATGACCGTGATCCTCGGTCTCGCCTACCCGCTGCTGGTCACCGGCATCAGCCAGGTCGCCTTCAGCGACAAGGCCAACGGCTCGGTCGTCACGTCCGACGGCAAGGAGATCGGTTCCAGCCTGCTCGGCCAGAACTACAACCTGCCGAAGAAGAACCCCGACGACAAGGAGGAGGCGGCGGTCCCGGACCCGAAGTGGTTCCAGCCCCGCCCCGGTGCCTACGACCCGAAGGCCTCCGGCGCCTCCAACATCGGCCCGAACAGCGATGACCTGCTCAAGGCCGTCAACGACCGCCGCGCCGCGATCGCCGCCTTCGACGGCGTCGACCCGGCCACCGTCCCGGTGGACGCGGTCACCGCCTCCGGATCCGGCCTCGACCCGCACATCTCGGTCGCGTACGCGAAGGAGCAGGCCAACCGGGTCGCCAAGGCCCGCAGTCTCTCCGTGGACACGCTGGACAAGCTGATCGACCAGTACACCGAGGGCCGCTCGCTCGGCTTCCTCGGACAGGACGGAGTGAACGTCGTTCTGCTCAACACGGCACTCTCCCAGCAGAAGTGA
- the kdpB gene encoding potassium-transporting ATPase subunit KdpB encodes MSSTLTAPAPAPADQEHAPHRVSGGLLDPKLIVSSLPDAVKKLDPRIMVKNPVMFVVEVGSVVTTVSAIADPSVFAWAITVWLWLTTVFANLAEAVAEGRGKAQADTLRRTKTDTMARRLTNWPAGQAEEEVPATALQLGDHVVVEAGQIIPGDGDVVEGVASVDESAITGESAPVIRESGGDRSAVTGGTKVLSDRIVVKIASEPGKSFIDRMIALVEGAARQKTPNEIALNILLASLTIVFLIAVVTLQPLATFAGAPQSMIVLVALIVALIPTTIGALLSAIGIAGMDRLVQRNVLAMSGRAVEAAGDVNTLLLDKTGTITLGNRQAAEFQPAKGVTTEELADAAQLSSLADETPEGRSIVVLAKTEYGLRARAQGELTQATWVPFTAQTRMSGVDLDEADGIQSVRKGAAGSVTNWVTENGGTVGEDIAELVDGISAAGGTPLLVASRIGSAAPKALGVIHLKDVVKEGMKERFDELRRMGIKTIMITGDNPLTAKAIADEAGVDDFLAEATPEDKMALIKKEQEGGKLVAMTGDGTNDAPALAQADVGVAMNTGTMAAKEAGNMVDLDSNPTKLIEIVEIGKQLLITRGALTTFSIANDVAKYFAIIPAMFAGVYPGLRHLNIMGLHSPTSAITSAIIFNALVIIGLIPLALRGVKYRPSDASSLLRRNLGVYGFGGLIVPFIGIKAIDLVVQFVPGLS; translated from the coding sequence ATGTCGTCCACCCTTACCGCTCCTGCTCCTGCTCCTGCGGACCAGGAGCACGCGCCCCACAGAGTGTCCGGCGGGCTGCTCGACCCCAAGCTGATCGTCTCGTCCCTCCCCGACGCGGTGAAGAAGCTCGACCCGCGGATCATGGTCAAGAATCCGGTCATGTTCGTGGTCGAGGTCGGCTCGGTGGTCACCACCGTCTCCGCCATCGCCGACCCGTCCGTCTTCGCCTGGGCGATCACCGTGTGGCTCTGGCTCACCACGGTCTTCGCCAACCTGGCCGAGGCCGTCGCCGAGGGCCGCGGCAAGGCCCAGGCCGACACCCTGCGCCGCACCAAGACCGACACCATGGCCCGACGCCTCACCAACTGGCCTGCGGGCCAGGCCGAGGAGGAGGTCCCCGCGACCGCCCTCCAACTGGGCGACCACGTGGTGGTCGAGGCCGGCCAGATCATTCCCGGTGACGGTGACGTCGTCGAGGGCGTGGCGAGCGTCGACGAGTCGGCGATCACCGGCGAGTCCGCTCCGGTCATCCGCGAGTCGGGCGGTGACCGCAGTGCGGTGACCGGCGGCACCAAGGTGCTCTCCGACCGGATCGTGGTGAAGATCGCCTCGGAGCCCGGCAAGTCCTTCATCGACCGGATGATCGCCCTGGTCGAGGGCGCCGCCCGGCAGAAGACGCCGAACGAGATCGCACTCAACATCCTGCTGGCGTCCCTCACCATCGTCTTCCTGATCGCGGTCGTGACCCTGCAGCCACTGGCGACCTTCGCCGGGGCCCCGCAGTCGATGATCGTCCTGGTCGCGCTGATCGTGGCGCTCATCCCGACCACCATCGGCGCGCTGCTCTCCGCGATCGGCATCGCGGGCATGGACCGGCTGGTCCAGCGCAACGTACTCGCCATGTCGGGTAGGGCAGTTGAGGCCGCCGGCGACGTCAACACCCTGCTGCTCGACAAGACCGGCACCATCACCCTCGGCAACCGTCAGGCCGCCGAGTTCCAGCCCGCCAAGGGTGTGACCACCGAGGAGCTGGCCGATGCCGCCCAGCTGTCCAGCCTCGCGGACGAGACCCCCGAGGGCCGCTCGATCGTGGTCCTCGCCAAGACCGAGTACGGCCTGCGGGCGCGTGCCCAGGGCGAGTTGACGCAGGCCACCTGGGTGCCGTTCACCGCCCAGACCCGGATGTCCGGCGTCGACCTGGACGAGGCCGACGGCATCCAGTCCGTCCGCAAGGGCGCGGCCGGATCGGTCACCAACTGGGTCACCGAGAACGGCGGCACGGTCGGCGAGGACATCGCCGAGCTGGTCGACGGCATCTCCGCGGCCGGTGGCACCCCGCTGCTCGTCGCCTCCCGGATCGGCAGCGCCGCGCCGAAGGCCCTGGGCGTCATCCACCTCAAGGACGTCGTCAAGGAGGGCATGAAGGAGCGCTTCGACGAGCTCCGCCGGATGGGCATCAAAACCATCATGATCACGGGCGACAACCCGCTGACCGCCAAGGCGATCGCGGACGAGGCCGGCGTGGACGACTTCCTCGCCGAGGCCACCCCCGAGGACAAGATGGCCCTGATCAAGAAGGAGCAGGAGGGCGGCAAGCTGGTCGCGATGACCGGCGACGGCACCAACGACGCCCCCGCCCTCGCTCAGGCCGACGTGGGTGTGGCGATGAACACGGGCACCATGGCGGCCAAGGAGGCCGGGAACATGGTGGACCTGGACTCCAACCCCACCAAGCTGATCGAGATCGTCGAGATCGGCAAGCAACTCCTCATCACCCGTGGGGCGTTGACCACCTTCTCGATCGCCAACGACGTCGCGAAGTACTTCGCGATCATCCCCGCGATGTTCGCCGGCGTCTACCCGGGCCTGAGGCACCTCAACATCATGGGCCTGCACAGCCCGACCTCCGCGATCACCTCGGCGATCATCTTCAACGCCCTGGTCATCATCGGCCTCATCCCGCTCGCCCTGCGCGGCGTGAAGTACCGGCCGTCGGACGCGAGTTCGCTGCTGCGCCGGAACCTCGGGGTGTACGGCTTCGGCGGCCTGATCGTGCCGTTCATCGGGATCAAGGCGATCGACCTGGTCGTCCAGTTCGTCCCCGGCCTGAGCTGA
- the kdpA gene encoding potassium-transporting ATPase subunit KdpA produces the protein MSSTLAGWLQALALVGALALCYRPLGDYIAKLLTSAKHLGVERGLYRVIGVDGDADQRWPVYLRSVLAFSAVSVLFLYGLIRLQTHLLLSLGVPEMEPHQAWNTAISFTTNTNWQSYSGESAMGHLVQMAGLAVQNFVSAAVGIAIVAALIRGFTRNRTDRVGNFWVDLTRIVLRLLLPISIVLALVLVANGVVQNFHGFHDVLTLGGDTQSIPGGPVASQEVIKELGTNGGGFFNANSAHPFENPNGFTNWLEIFLLLVISFSLPRTFGKMVGDNRQGYAIVAVMGIFWVTSAALITFAEAHNGGAALQAAGGAMEGKEQRFGIAASSLFAASTTLTSTGAVNAFHDSFTPFGGGITIFNMMLGEIAPGGTGSGLYGMLILAIVAVFVAGLMVGRTPEYLGKKLGGREMKFASLYILTTPALVLIGTGVAMALPGERAGMLNSGAHGFSEVLYAFTSASNNNGSAFAGITVNTPWYDTALGLCMVFGRFLPMVFVLALAGSLARQQPVPATPGTLPTHKPLFVGLLSGVVLIVVGLTYFPALALGPIAEGLH, from the coding sequence ATGAGTTCCACTCTTGCCGGGTGGCTGCAGGCCCTCGCTCTCGTCGGCGCTCTGGCCCTGTGCTACCGCCCCCTTGGCGACTACATAGCCAAGCTCCTGACCTCCGCCAAGCACCTCGGAGTCGAGCGCGGCCTGTACAGGGTCATCGGCGTCGACGGTGACGCCGACCAGCGCTGGCCGGTCTATCTGCGCTCGGTGCTGGCCTTCTCGGCCGTCTCGGTCCTCTTCCTCTACGGCCTGATCCGCCTCCAGACCCACCTGCTGCTCAGCCTGGGCGTGCCGGAGATGGAGCCGCACCAGGCCTGGAACACCGCGATCTCCTTCACCACCAACACCAACTGGCAGTCCTACTCGGGTGAGTCGGCCATGGGCCACCTCGTCCAGATGGCCGGCCTCGCGGTGCAGAACTTCGTCTCCGCCGCCGTCGGCATCGCCATCGTGGCCGCGCTGATCCGGGGCTTCACCCGCAACCGCACCGACCGGGTCGGCAACTTCTGGGTGGACCTCACCCGGATCGTGCTGCGCCTGCTGCTGCCGATCTCGATCGTCCTCGCGCTGGTCCTGGTGGCCAACGGCGTGGTGCAGAACTTCCACGGCTTCCACGACGTGCTGACGCTGGGTGGCGACACCCAGTCGATCCCGGGTGGGCCGGTGGCCTCGCAGGAGGTCATCAAGGAGCTGGGCACCAACGGTGGTGGCTTCTTCAACGCCAACTCGGCCCACCCCTTCGAGAACCCGAACGGCTTCACCAACTGGCTGGAGATCTTCCTGCTGCTGGTGATCTCGTTCTCGCTGCCGCGCACCTTCGGCAAGATGGTGGGCGACAACCGCCAGGGCTACGCGATCGTCGCGGTGATGGGCATCTTCTGGGTGACCTCGGCCGCGCTGATCACCTTCGCCGAGGCGCACAACGGCGGCGCCGCCCTCCAGGCGGCCGGCGGGGCAATGGAGGGCAAGGAGCAGCGCTTCGGCATCGCGGCGTCCAGTCTCTTCGCCGCGTCGACGACGCTGACCTCGACCGGTGCGGTGAATGCCTTCCACGACTCGTTCACGCCGTTCGGTGGCGGTATCACGATCTTCAACATGATGCTCGGTGAGATCGCGCCCGGCGGTACCGGCTCCGGCCTGTACGGGATGCTGATCCTGGCGATCGTCGCGGTGTTCGTGGCGGGCCTGATGGTCGGCCGCACGCCCGAGTACCTCGGCAAGAAGCTCGGCGGCCGCGAGATGAAGTTCGCCTCGCTCTACATCCTCACCACGCCCGCCCTGGTCCTGATCGGCACCGGTGTCGCGATGGCGCTGCCGGGCGAGCGGGCCGGGATGCTGAACTCCGGTGCGCACGGTTTCTCCGAGGTGCTGTACGCCTTCACCTCGGCGTCCAACAACAACGGTTCGGCGTTCGCCGGTATCACGGTGAACACGCCGTGGTACGACACCGCGCTGGGTCTGTGCATGGTGTTCGGCCGGTTCCTGCCGATGGTGTTCGTGCTGGCGTTGGCGGGCTCGCTCGCCCGGCAGCAGCCGGTTCCTGCCACCCCGGGCACTCTGCCCACTCACAAGCCGCTGTTCGTGGGCCTGCTGTCGGGCGTCGTCCTGATCGTCGTCGGCCTCACCTACTTCCCGGCCCTGGCTCTCGGGCCGATCGCGGAAGGTCTCCACTGA
- the kdpF gene encoding K(+)-transporting ATPase subunit F, giving the protein MSVENIAGLIVAVALVGYLVVALIHPEKF; this is encoded by the coding sequence GTGAGCGTCGAGAACATCGCAGGTCTCATCGTCGCCGTCGCTCTCGTCGGTTACCTCGTCGTGGCGCTGATCCACCCGGAGAAGTTCTGA